In Actinomycetota bacterium, a single window of DNA contains:
- a CDS encoding 6-bladed beta-propeller has translation MARTSTGSMVKSVIVTLVLLLLFGAVAAFYYTLSKPAQVRGEGEQDRNFLFSIYGFEGDLLRRPSSVAVAPNGNIYVADTGKKRIVVFDAEGNFVTTYGNVGEGETDIWEPLGVAVAPDGRSYVVEKSKKKIVLFDAQNQPIKAVTLEEYPLSARVANDQLFVTTESGVLIADLDGNLETGYIKRGKQPGEFDRPGAVAVGEDGTLYVADSLNYRIQAIGTDGQPIWQYGQPLPEGATQNMTQDSGQIFGLPASITIDENGYLYVVDGLNSELVILEAETGERIEKIGDVGHDDGKFYYPDGIDYGDGRLVIADKYNDRVEVFSVPTSLGGNAWAPLVPWLGLLLLVPLPFLFLLRRKPRYILSPAFFTRLSADEADGTTLAKAIGAALAAEPFVVGLAKDSENRGLELKPKKVAEDRTATVAERFGLAVPEAEALVLATDTRGKRVLLANDEALMAAGRELGLVTLSYDEMIESLREDDKAASETPTADDSGFDDGSGDSDV, from the coding sequence GGCGGCGTTCTACTACACGTTGTCGAAGCCGGCACAGGTGCGCGGTGAGGGCGAGCAAGACCGCAACTTCCTCTTCTCGATCTACGGTTTCGAGGGCGATCTTCTTCGCAGGCCGAGCTCTGTGGCCGTTGCGCCCAACGGCAACATCTACGTTGCCGACACCGGCAAGAAGCGCATCGTGGTCTTTGACGCCGAGGGCAACTTTGTCACCACATACGGAAACGTCGGCGAAGGTGAGACCGACATCTGGGAGCCCCTGGGTGTCGCTGTAGCGCCTGACGGGCGTTCGTACGTCGTCGAGAAGTCCAAGAAGAAGATCGTGTTGTTCGACGCCCAGAACCAGCCGATCAAAGCGGTAACGCTCGAGGAGTACCCCTTGTCGGCACGCGTCGCGAACGACCAGCTGTTCGTGACCACCGAGTCCGGCGTGCTCATCGCTGATCTGGACGGCAATCTCGAGACCGGCTACATCAAGCGCGGCAAGCAGCCGGGCGAGTTCGATCGCCCGGGGGCGGTCGCTGTAGGCGAGGACGGTACCCTCTACGTTGCCGATTCGCTGAACTACCGCATTCAGGCTATCGGTACCGATGGCCAGCCCATCTGGCAGTACGGCCAGCCCCTTCCAGAAGGTGCGACTCAGAACATGACCCAGGACAGTGGCCAGATATTCGGCCTGCCTGCGAGCATAACGATCGACGAGAACGGCTATCTGTACGTCGTTGACGGGCTGAACAGTGAGCTCGTCATCCTGGAGGCGGAGACCGGCGAGCGTATCGAGAAGATCGGCGATGTCGGTCACGACGATGGCAAGTTCTACTATCCCGACGGCATCGACTACGGCGACGGCAGGCTCGTTATCGCCGACAAGTACAACGACCGCGTCGAGGTCTTCTCTGTACCGACGTCGCTTGGCGGCAACGCGTGGGCCCCGCTGGTGCCGTGGCTCGGGCTGCTGCTCCTCGTGCCGCTGCCCTTCCTCTTCCTCCTGCGCCGCAAGCCGCGCTACATCCTGTCCCCGGCGTTCTTCACCCGTCTGTCTGCCGATGAGGCCGATGGCACAACGCTTGCCAAGGCAATCGGCGCGGCTCTTGCCGCGGAGCCTTTCGTCGTCGGCCTTGCGAAGGATTCTGAGAATCGTGGGCTCGAACTGAAACCCAAGAAGGTGGCCGAGGACCGGACGGCGACGGTTGCCGAGCGCTTCGGCCTGGCTGTGCCAGAGGCGGAAGCGCTGGTCCTTGCGACGGACACTCGCGGCAAGCGCGTGCTTCTCGCCAATGACGAGGCGCTAATGGCCGCCGGCCGCGAGCTTGGTCTTGTGACGTTGTCCTACGACGAGATGATCGAAAGCCTTCGCGAGGACGACAAGGCTGCCAGTGAGACCCCGACAGCCGACGACTCGGGTTTCGACGACGGGTCTGGTGATTCGGATGTCTAG